In a genomic window of Rhizophagus irregularis chromosome 11, complete sequence:
- a CDS encoding uncharacterized protein (MEROPS:MER0017242), with the protein MLIITGTTTIMTISGVALLYNILQRELLYPSNWPMGSRKFVSKPSEYGIPYSEIKLFTKDNVRLRAFVCKQPIDREAKKRPTIIMFHGNGGNMGHRLPIARIFYLELNYNVILLSYRGYGRSEGTPAEKGLRIDAQTVLDYVSKHEIFKETKIIIYGQSLGGAVAIDLVSKNESKVSALIIENTFLSIQKLIPHLIPKFSFLRYFSFLCWQNWRSENSIQKIKIIPILFLSGTKDEIIPQEHMKGLFELTKTSGGKEWLEFSNDEA; encoded by the exons atgtTAATTATCACAGGAACAACTACTATCATGACAATTAGTGGAGTGgccttattatataatatattacaacGTGAATTGCTTTATCCATCTAATTGGCCAATGGGATCTAGGAAATTt GTATCAAAACCATCGGAATATGGAATTCCTTATTCGgagattaaattatttacaaaagatAATGTTCGTCTAAGAGCATTTGTATGTAAACAACCGATAGATCGAGAAGCTAAAAAACGACCTACTATTATAATGTttcat gGTAACGGAGGAAATAtg ggACATCGATTACCAATAGCACGAATTTTTTATCTCgagttaaattataatgtaattttattatcttatagAGG ATATGGCCGAAGTGAAGGAACACCAGCAGAAAAGGGGTTACGTATAGACGCACAA ACAGTATTGGATTATGTTTCGAAACATGAAATATTTAAGGaaaccaaaataataatttatggaCAGTCATTGGGTGGGGCTGTGGCCATTGATTTAGTCTCGAAGAATGAATCAAAAGTTAGTGCATTAATTATTGAGAATACATTTCTCAGTATA CAAAAGTTAATTCCACAtttaattccaaaattttcatttttacgttatttttcatttttatgttGGCAAAATTGGCGTTCAGAGAAttctatacaaaaaattaaaattataccaaTATTATTCTTATCAGGaacaaaagatgaaattatacCACAAGAACATATGAAaggattatttgaattaactAAAACTAGTGGTGGTAAAGAATGGCTAGAATTTTCAAACG ATGAAGCGTAA